The genomic segment CTTTTCTAATTTGATTTTCTAAAGGATATACAATATCAAAATCTTTTTTGAATTGTATTTTAATCTCTTGAAGTTTATAAATTTCACTAAAAACATCTTCTATTTGTTTTTCATTTTCAAATAATAACTCTAATTTTGTTGAAATTATTTTATCTTTATGAATATCTGAAATAAAAAAATCAACAAAATCATTTTCATCTTTTATAGTAAAAAGTTTTTCAATATCTTCAAATTCTAATTCAAATTTTAAGAAATCCTCTTTTTTTTGTTTTAATTCTTCTATTGATTTTACATTTGTAGTATCTTTTAGTAATTCATTCATTTTATCTTGCATAAATACTAAATCACTAATTGCTTGTTTAGTTTGATTATTTTCTTTTATTTGATATATTACAACGGTATTTATTGCAGTGATTATAAATATTATTGTAGCCATTATGATAAAACTATACTTCACAATTTTTTTAATATTCATAACAATAACCACCTAGTTTTTATATTAGAAAAGAATTTTAACATTTTATCGCTCGAATTGTTTAGATTTAATTTTGTATAATCTAAATTCAATTTTTTATAAAGGCAAAATAGTGATAGAAAAAATAAATGAAAAACAAAATATATTAAATGATGATATTGGTTTTGTAGAGAATTGGGATTTTTCAAAAGCAAATCTAAATGAAGAAAATAGAATTTTAGCTATTACTCAAGTTGCTTCAATTTGTTATCAAAATCCAAAAGCACTTGGAAGTGAAAGTCTTTACAATAGACTGATGGCTGAAAGTATGGGATTACCAAGTTCTAGTTTTGAGTTTGTTCCAGTAATACTCGATTATGAAAATCCAAAACATAAAGAGATTTTAGATTTAGAGTATTCAAATTGTAAAAAATTTGGTGAAATTTTAGATGATAGATATTTACTTACAAATTATAGAGCATTAGTTTATGATTTTGAAAATGATAAAGATAAATTTAGTTTTGATATTAGAACTATTTTTAATACACAAGAAGAGTGTAATATTATAAAAAATTACTTCAAAGTATTTTTATTTAAAGTAGATTTTCCTACAAGAAGTCAAATGGTAAGACATAGAATTTCTTGGCAAGAGTTAAGTAGAAGATATGTAAGTGCTAAAAGAGTACCTTTTGAATTTTATGTTAGCGAAAAACTAAAAGAGAATCAAAAAGTACAAGATTTAATAAAGCAAAGTGAAGATTTATATTTTGAATTACTAGAAGCTGGAGTTAAACCTC from the Aliarcobacter cryaerophilus ATCC 43158 genome contains:
- a CDS encoding FAD-dependent thymidylate synthase translates to MIEKINEKQNILNDDIGFVENWDFSKANLNEENRILAITQVASICYQNPKALGSESLYNRLMAESMGLPSSSFEFVPVILDYENPKHKEILDLEYSNCKKFGEILDDRYLLTNYRALVYDFENDKDKFSFDIRTIFNTQEECNIIKNYFKVFLFKVDFPTRSQMVRHRISWQELSRRYVSAKRVPFEFYVSEKLKENQKVQDLIKQSEDLYFELLEAGVKPQEARRVIPQMGYTQIWGAFMPKQLDNYFKLRLDEHAQWEIRQTAIAMQELLK